In a single window of the Zea mays cultivar B73 chromosome 5, Zm-B73-REFERENCE-NAM-5.0, whole genome shotgun sequence genome:
- the LOC109939964 gene encoding peptidyl-prolyl cis-trans isomerase, whose amino-acid sequence MANPRVFFDMTVGGAPAGRIVMELYANEVPKTAENFRALCTGEKGVGKSGKPLHYKGSTFHRVIPEFMCQGGDFTRGNGTGGESIYGEKFPDEKFVRKHTAPGVLSMANAGPNTNGSQFFICTVATPWLDGKHVVFGQVVEGMDVVKAIEKVGTRNGSTSKVVKVADCGQLS is encoded by the coding sequence ATGGCGAACCCTCGCGTCTTCTTCGACATGACCGTCGGCGGCGCCCCGGCGGGCCGGATCGTGATGGAGCTGTACGCCAACGAGGTGCCCAAGACCGCGGAGAACTTCCGCGCGCTGTGCACGGGCGAGAAGGGCGTGGGCAAGTCCGGGAAGCCGCTCCACTACAAGGGCTCCACCTTCCACCGCGTCATCCCCGAGTTCATGTGCCAGGGCGGCGACTTCACCCGCGGCAACGGCACCGGCGGCGAGTCCATCTACGGCGAGAAGTTCCCCGACGAGAAGTTCGTGCGCAAGCACACCGCCCCCGGTGTGCTCTCCATGGCCAACGCCGGGCCCAACACCAACGGCTCCCAGTTCTTCATCTGCACCgtcgcgaccccttggctcgaCGGCAAGCACGTCGTCTTCGGCCAGGTCGTCGAGGGCATGGACGTCGTCAAGGCCATCGAGAAGGTGGGCACCCGCAACGGCTCCACCTCCAAGGTGGTCAAGGTCGCTGACTGCGGACAGCTCTCCTAG
- the LOC100277415 gene encoding uncharacterized protein isoform X2, which translates to MGGYELVRSDDAAGAAGADLESGSGASKVAGAPPPSPAPSASPAARQQRLASLDVFRGITVLLMIIVDDAGGFLPALNHSPWDGVTVADFIMPFFLFIVGVSLTLAYKRVPDRVEATRKAVLRALKLFCLGLVLQGGFFHGVHSLTFGVDLTKIRLMGILQRIAIAYLLAAVCEIWLKGDDDVDSGYGLLRRYRYQLFVGLVLSIAYSILLYGMYVPDWEYQIAGPGSSSTEKSFSVKCGVRGDTGPACNAVGMVDRTVLGIDHLYRRPVYARTKECSIDYPENGPLPPDAPSWCQAPFDPEGLLSSVMAIVTCLIGLQFGHVIIHFEKHRGRIASWLVPSFSMLALAFVMDFVGMRMNKPLYTMSYTLATAGAAGLLFAGIYALVDLYGFRRPTIAMEWMGKHALMIYVLVACNILPMFIRGFYWRDPNNSLLKVIGIGA; encoded by the exons ATGGGCGGGTACGAGCTCGTCAGGAGCGACGACGCGGCGGGCGCCGCGGGAGCCGACCTCGAGTCCGGCTCCGGCGCCAGCAAGGTCGCCGGCGCCCCGCCGCCCTCGCCGGCCCCGTCGGCGTCGCCCGCCGCGCGGCAGCAGCGCCTCGCCTCGCTCGACGTCTTCCGCGGCATAACCGTCCTG CTTATGATCATCGTCGACGACGCTGGAGGCTTCCTCCCGGCGCTGAACCACTCTCCCTGGGACGGCGTCACAGTAGCTGATTTCATCATGCCGTTCTTCCTTTTCATAGTCGGAGTCTCACTAACACTAGCGTACAAG CGGGTGCCGGATAGAGTGGAGGCAACTAGGAAGGCAGTGCTTCGTGCCCTCAAGCTGTTCTGCCTTGGTCTTGTTCTCCAAG GTGGATTTTTCCATGGCGTCCACAGTCTCACGTTTGGTGTTGACCTAACGAAGATTCGGTTGATGGGCATACTTCAG AGGATTGCAATAGCCTATCTCCTAGCTGCAGTATGTGAAATCTGGCTCAAGGGAGACGACGATGTAGATTCTGGGTATGGTTTGCTGAGGAGATACCGCTACCAACT GTTTGTAGGATTGGTCCTCTCTATAGCGTACTCTATTCTTCTCTACGGCATGTACGTTCCAGACTGGGAGTACCAGATAGCAGGCCCTGGTTCCAGTTCCACAGAGAAGTCGTTCTCT GTGAAATGCGGAGTGAGAGGAGACACCGGACCAGCTTGCAACGCAGTCGGAATGGTCGACCGTACGGTCCTAGGGATCGACCACCTCTACAGACGGCCAGTTTATGCGCGCACGAAG GAATGCAGTATAGATTATCCAGAGAATGGGCCTCTCCCACCTGACGCTCCGTCGTGGTGCCAGGCGCCATTTGATCCTGAAGGCCTCCTCAG CTCCGTTATGGCGATTGTCACTTGCTTGATCGGACTCCAGTTTGGGCATGTAATTATACATTTCGAG AAGCACAGGGGAAGAATCGCCAGTTGGTTGGTCCCTTCCTTCAGCATGCTAGCTCTAGCCTTCGTAATGGACTTCGTCG GAATGCGAATGAATAAACCACTATACACGATGAGCTACACTCTGGCTACTGCTGGCGCTGCGGGTCTTCTCTTCGCTGGAATCTATGCTCTT GTGGATCTGTACGGGTTCAGAAGACCTACCATCGCCATGGAGTGGATGGGGAAGCACGCCCTGATGATATACGTGCTGGTGGCGTGCAACATCCTTCCCATGTTCATCCGTGGCTTCTATTGGAGGGACCCCAACAACAGCCTT CTGAAAGTCATTGGTATCGGGGCGTGA
- the LOC100277415 gene encoding uncharacterized protein LOC100277415 isoform 2 (isoform 2 is encoded by transcript variant 2), with protein MAAAASADGNAAGGARALPGPIAVAPSPSPRCRQRRTAPASMGGYELVRSDDAAGAAGADLESGSGASKVAGAPPPSPAPSASPAARQQRLASLDVFRGITVLLMIIVDDAGGFLPALNHSPWDGVTVADFIMPFFLFIVGVSLTLAYKRVPDRVEATRKAVLRALKLFCLGLVLQGGFFHGVHSLTFGVDLTKIRLMGILQRIAIAYLLAAVCEIWLKGDDDVDSGYGLLRRYRYQLFVGLVLSIAYSILLYGMYVPDWEYQIAGPGSSSTEKSFSVKCGVRGDTGPACNAVGMVDRTVLGIDHLYRRPVYARTKECSIDYPENGPLPPDAPSWCQAPFDPEGLLSSVMAIVTCLIGLQFGHVIIHFEKHRGRIASWLVPSFSMLALAFVMDFVGMRMNKPLYTMSYTLATAGAAGLLFAGIYALVDLYGFRRPTIAMEWMGKHALMIYVLVACNILPMFIRGFYWRDPNNSLLKVIGIGA; from the exons atggcggcggcggcgtcggcgGATGGAAATGCAGCAGGAGGAGCGAGGGCATTGCCCGGCCCCATCGCCGtcgcgccgtcgccgtcgccgcgcTGCAGGCAGAGGAGGACGGCGCCGGCCAGCATGGGCGGGTACGAGCTCGTCAGGAGCGACGACGCGGCGGGCGCCGCGGGAGCCGACCTCGAGTCCGGCTCCGGCGCCAGCAAGGTCGCCGGCGCCCCGCCGCCCTCGCCGGCCCCGTCGGCGTCGCCCGCCGCGCGGCAGCAGCGCCTCGCCTCGCTCGACGTCTTCCGCGGCATAACCGTCCTG CTTATGATCATCGTCGACGACGCTGGAGGCTTCCTCCCGGCGCTGAACCACTCTCCCTGGGACGGCGTCACAGTAGCTGATTTCATCATGCCGTTCTTCCTTTTCATAGTCGGAGTCTCACTAACACTAGCGTACAAG CGGGTGCCGGATAGAGTGGAGGCAACTAGGAAGGCAGTGCTTCGTGCCCTCAAGCTGTTCTGCCTTGGTCTTGTTCTCCAAG GTGGATTTTTCCATGGCGTCCACAGTCTCACGTTTGGTGTTGACCTAACGAAGATTCGGTTGATGGGCATACTTCAG AGGATTGCAATAGCCTATCTCCTAGCTGCAGTATGTGAAATCTGGCTCAAGGGAGACGACGATGTAGATTCTGGGTATGGTTTGCTGAGGAGATACCGCTACCAACT GTTTGTAGGATTGGTCCTCTCTATAGCGTACTCTATTCTTCTCTACGGCATGTACGTTCCAGACTGGGAGTACCAGATAGCAGGCCCTGGTTCCAGTTCCACAGAGAAGTCGTTCTCT GTGAAATGCGGAGTGAGAGGAGACACCGGACCAGCTTGCAACGCAGTCGGAATGGTCGACCGTACGGTCCTAGGGATCGACCACCTCTACAGACGGCCAGTTTATGCGCGCACGAAG GAATGCAGTATAGATTATCCAGAGAATGGGCCTCTCCCACCTGACGCTCCGTCGTGGTGCCAGGCGCCATTTGATCCTGAAGGCCTCCTCAG CTCCGTTATGGCGATTGTCACTTGCTTGATCGGACTCCAGTTTGGGCATGTAATTATACATTTCGAG AAGCACAGGGGAAGAATCGCCAGTTGGTTGGTCCCTTCCTTCAGCATGCTAGCTCTAGCCTTCGTAATGGACTTCGTCG GAATGCGAATGAATAAACCACTATACACGATGAGCTACACTCTGGCTACTGCTGGCGCTGCGGGTCTTCTCTTCGCTGGAATCTATGCTCTT GTGGATCTGTACGGGTTCAGAAGACCTACCATCGCCATGGAGTGGATGGGGAAGCACGCCCTGATGATATACGTGCTGGTGGCGTGCAACATCCTTCCCATGTTCATCCGTGGCTTCTATTGGAGGGACCCCAACAACAGCCTT CTGAAAGTCATTGGTATCGGGGCGTGA